In Cellulomonas sp. JZ18, the DNA window CGGGCGCCGCGTCCGCGGCCTCCCCGGTGCCGTCACGCGTGCCGTCGAGGTGCACGCCCCGCGCGGTGAGCAGGACGACCAGGATCGCCGCCGCCACGATCGCGATGTCCGCGACGTTGCCGACGAACAGGTCCCCGTACGCCAGGAAGTCGATGACGTGCCCGCGGGCCGGCCCCGGCTCGCGCACCATGCGGTCCACGAGGTTGCCGAGGGCACCGCCGAGCAGGAGCCCCAGCGCGAGCGCCCACCCGGTCGACCCGATCCGCCGGGACGCGCGCACGACGACGACCACGACGACCACCGCGACGAGCGTGAGCACCCACGTCATGCCCGTCGCGATGGACAGGGCCGCCCCGGGGTTGCGCACGAGCTGCAGCCCGAACAGGTCGCCGAGCAGCGCGACGCGCTCCCCCGGTGCGAGCGAGGCCACCGCCCAGACCTTGGTGGCCTGGTCGACGGCCAGCACGCCGAGCGTGAGCCCCGTGAGCAGCGTCAGCAGGCGCCGACGCCGCGACACCGGCGGCCGCGTCCACGGCAGCCGGCCGGACGCCGGCTCCTGGGGCAGGTCGGGCTGGGCCGGCGTTCCGTCCGTCGTGGGCACCGCAGGAGTCTACGGGGGCGTCAGCGACGCTCCTCGCGCTGCTTGCACTCCACGCAGAGGGTCGCGCGCGGGAACGCCTGCAGGCGGGCCTTGCCGATCGCCCGCCCGCACGACTCGCACACGCCGAACGTCCCGGCCTCGAGCCGGTCGAGCGCGTGGGCGGTCTGCTCGAGCAGGTCCCGCGTGTTGTTCACGAGCGTCAGCTCGTGCTCCCTCTCCAGCGCGGAGGACCCCGAGTCCGCCTGGTCGTCGCCCGCGCCGTCGCCGGAGTTGCGCAGCAGCTCGGACAGCTCGGCGCCGGCCTCCAGCAGCTCGCCGGCGAGCCGTTCGCGGTCGGCGGTCAGCTCGTCCGCCACCTCCTGGACCTCCGCCTGCGTCCACGGCTCCTCGCCGTCGCGGACCGGCAGTGCACGGGTGACGGTCAGCGGACCGGCGTCGGTGCCGGCGGTCAGCGTGCCCGTCGATGTGCTCGGTGCGTCGTTCATGGTCACGGACGTTCCCCCCGTCTCGAGTGCCGCGACTGTATGCGCGCACGGGTCGGGGCACAACACGGCACGCACGGCGGCCGGGCGGCACGGCCGCCCCGGGCCGGCGCACCGGACGGGTCGCCCGCACGCGCGGCGCCCTCCGCACCGGGGCCCGCCGGCACCGGCGGACCGCGGCGGGCATGCCGACGCCGCCGGCCCGCGCACACGAGGTGGCGACCGGCGGCGACGTGACGCGTCAGATGCTCTGCTTCTCCGGCACCGGCTGGCCCTGGCCCGAGCGCGGCGGCAGCGCGTTGCCGCGGTTCTCGAGGTCGCCGAGCAGGTTCTCGAGGTAGCTCTTGAGGCGCGTGCGGTAGTCGCGCTCGAAGACGCGGAGCTCGTCGATCTTGCGCTCGAGCAGCGAGCGCTCCTGCTCGAGCTGGCCGAGCGTGCGCTGCGAGGTCTCCTCCGCCTCCCGGACGATCCGGTTGGCACGCGACTTCGCCTCGTTGATCAGGCGGTCCGACTCCTCCTGGCCGCTGCGCACGTAGTCGTCGTGCAGCTTCTGCGCCAGCGCGAGCATGCCCGTGGCGGACTCCGGCTCGCTCGTCCGGGCGGGGGCGGGCGCCTGCACGACGGGCGGCTGCGGCGCGACCGCCGGCACGGGCGCGGGCTGCGGCTCGGGCACGGGGGCCGGCTCGGGCTTCGGGGCGGGGGCGGCCTGCTGGGCACCGGCACGGCTGAGCTCGGCGATCCGACGCTCGGCCGCCGCCAGCTTCGTCTTGAGGTCCTCGTTCTCGCCCTGCAGGTCCCGCAGGGTGTTGACGACCTCGTCCAGGAAGTCGTCGACCTCGTCCTGGTCGTACCCCTCGCGGAACTTGGTCGCCTGGAACTTCTTGTTCAGGACGTCGTCTGCGGTCAGCAGTGCCATCGTCGTCACCTCTGTCGGTCGTGCTGGCTCTGGCCGGCGGCAGTCAGTCCACCGACCGCCTCGGGCCACCGTAGCGGAGAAAACAAGCGTCGCACGTCCCCCCGGACCGCCCCCGGAGGGCGGCGGACGGGGTCGTGGGGACCCTCGTCACACCCGGCCCAGCACCGACAGCAGCAGCGAGCAGCCCAGTGCGAGGACGAGGAACGCGAGGTCGAACCGGACCTGCCCGATACCCACCGGGGGCAGGACTCGGCGCAGCGCGCGCAGCGGCGGGTCGGTCACGGAGTACGTCACCTCGGCGACGACGAGCGCGACGCCCGTCGGCCGCCACTCGCGTGCGAAGAACTGGACCCAGTCCAGCACCAGCCGCACGAGCAGCAGGAGGAAGAAGACGAGGACGACGAGATAGAGCAGGTTGGCCAGGAGACGCACGCGTCAACTCTGGTTGTAGAAGCCGGAGCGTGTCGAGGCGTCCGTCGCGGACGCGTCGCCGGCGAGCTCGACGTGGGCCGGCGAGAGCAGGAAGACCTTGCTCGTCACGCGCTCGATCGCGCCGTGCAGGCCGAAGATCAGGCCCGCCGAGAAGTCGACCAGACGCTTGGCGTCCGCGTCGTCCATGTCGGACAGGTTCATGATCACCGGCGTGCCGTCACGGAACGCCTCGCCGATCTTGCGCGCGTCGTTGTACGAGCGCGGGTGGATCGTGGTGATGCGGCGCAGGTCCGCCTGCTCGCGCGGCGCGGGTGCGGGCTGCACGCGCGGCGTGCGGTGCAGCGGTGTCACCTGCGCCTCGTAGGGCTCCTCGGGCACGTCGACGACCTCCGGCTCCTCGTACTCGTCGAGGTACTCCTCGTGCTCGGTCCGGTCGTCGGCCAGGCCGAGGTACAGCATCGTCTTGCGCAGCGCTCCGGCCATCGCGTCGTCTCCCATCCGCCGGACCACCCGGCTGCCTCGAGCCGCACCGCGTCCGGCGGGACAGGGCCGCCGCAGGTCGGTGCGCTGGTGACGCTAGCAACGCGCGCCCCGCGCCGCCGCACGACACGCGGGCGTGTCGCAACTCGTCCTGCGCCACGTCCCGGCAGGTCAGGGCAGGAGCCGCACGACCCCGGCCAGGCGTCCGGTGCGCGGCGCGGCCGGGTCGGTGTGCACCGCGCGACGGTGGGAGTACAGCGCCGGGTCCGTGTACGTGTCCCGGCCGTCCACCCGGACCGCACCCACGCCGCACGCGGCGAGCACGGCACGGGCGCCCGCCGCGAGGTCGAGGGCGGGCGTCCCGTCGCGGGTGGTGCCCGCGGCGGCCGGCACGACGGCGGCGACC includes these proteins:
- a CDS encoding signal peptidase II, encoding MPTTDGTPAQPDLPQEPASGRLPWTRPPVSRRRRLLTLLTGLTLGVLAVDQATKVWAVASLAPGERVALLGDLFGLQLVRNPGAALSIATGMTWVLTLVAVVVVVVVVRASRRIGSTGWALALGLLLGGALGNLVDRMVREPGPARGHVIDFLAYGDLFVGNVADIAIVAAAILVVLLTARGVHLDGTRDGTGEAADAAPAVADGDAADGAQRAHDGGAA
- a CDS encoding TraR/DksA C4-type zinc finger protein codes for the protein MNDAPSTSTGTLTAGTDAGPLTVTRALPVRDGEEPWTQAEVQEVADELTADRERLAGELLEAGAELSELLRNSGDGAGDDQADSGSSALEREHELTLVNNTRDLLEQTAHALDRLEAGTFGVCESCGRAIGKARLQAFPRATLCVECKQREERR
- a CDS encoding DivIVA domain-containing protein; amino-acid sequence: MALLTADDVLNKKFQATKFREGYDQDEVDDFLDEVVNTLRDLQGENEDLKTKLAAAERRIAELSRAGAQQAAPAPKPEPAPVPEPQPAPVPAVAPQPPVVQAPAPARTSEPESATGMLALAQKLHDDYVRSGQEESDRLINEAKSRANRIVREAEETSQRTLGQLEQERSLLERKIDELRVFERDYRTRLKSYLENLLGDLENRGNALPPRSGQGQPVPEKQSI
- a CDS encoding YggT family protein — translated: MRLLANLLYLVVLVFFLLLLVRLVLDWVQFFAREWRPTGVALVVAEVTYSVTDPPLRALRRVLPPVGIGQVRFDLAFLVLALGCSLLLSVLGRV
- a CDS encoding cell division protein SepF, giving the protein MAGALRKTMLYLGLADDRTEHEEYLDEYEEPEVVDVPEEPYEAQVTPLHRTPRVQPAPAPREQADLRRITTIHPRSYNDARKIGEAFRDGTPVIMNLSDMDDADAKRLVDFSAGLIFGLHGAIERVTSKVFLLSPAHVELAGDASATDASTRSGFYNQS